A genomic segment from Chitinophaga niabensis encodes:
- a CDS encoding helix-turn-helix domain-containing protein, translating to MMPAHTYTLINQLSKHLAFKVVRLEDSPHLQELQRMSYYSMILITEGEAKLHAELSSYDVKENALICLALYQPFQLEMKDCKGFLIHFHPDFFCIYKHHNEVACNGILFNNIYQPPFHHLEPADTAKLLLIIEQMREELKEEALAQHELLSSYLKIFLITASRSRLQYTGDAREQAELPEGPFVLQKLKDAIEANFKEKHSASDYADLLNISAKALAKITKTHFNKTLTSMISERIISEAKRELYLTSKPVKAIAFELGFDDEYYFSRFFKNNVNVSPQIYRSQVGFARAEGGLN from the coding sequence ATGATGCCCGCACATACTTATACGCTAATCAATCAGCTATCGAAGCACCTGGCTTTTAAAGTGGTCAGGCTGGAAGACAGTCCTCATTTGCAGGAACTCCAGAGGATGAGCTATTACAGCATGATCCTGATCACGGAAGGGGAAGCGAAGTTACACGCAGAATTGTCCAGCTATGATGTGAAGGAAAATGCGTTGATCTGCCTGGCGCTTTATCAACCCTTTCAGTTGGAAATGAAGGATTGTAAAGGATTCCTTATCCATTTTCACCCGGATTTCTTCTGTATCTACAAACATCATAATGAAGTAGCTTGTAATGGCATATTGTTCAATAATATCTACCAGCCACCTTTTCATCACCTGGAGCCGGCTGACACGGCCAAACTGCTGCTGATCATTGAGCAGATGCGGGAGGAGTTGAAAGAAGAAGCATTGGCGCAGCATGAATTACTCTCCTCCTACCTGAAGATCTTCCTGATCACGGCTTCCCGTTCAAGGCTTCAGTATACAGGTGATGCAAGGGAGCAGGCGGAACTTCCGGAAGGGCCATTTGTATTGCAGAAGTTAAAGGATGCTATCGAAGCGAATTTTAAGGAGAAACATTCGGCGAGTGATTATGCAGATCTATTGAATATCTCTGCCAAGGCGCTGGCCAAGATCACTAAAACACATTTCAATAAAACATTGACGAGTATGATCTCTGAACGGATCATCAGTGAGGCTAAGCGGGAGCTGTATCTCACATCCAAACCGGTGAAGGCGATTGCGTTTGAATTGGGGTTTGATGATGAATATTATTTCTCGAGGTTTTTTAAGAACAATGTGAATGTGTCTCCACAGATCTA
- a CDS encoding tetratricopeptide repeat protein produces MLLLRIVLTGLLLFPAALRLPAQEEKTFIIHQSIQARPSADSSFLALKDAYGKAMEKGDMTAAALHLRQMGQFCYHLGHYPQALDYHLQAGKLFKQQGKEMLLAENLNDIGTLYYYNRQPSLAREQYNEAFNIYNKAQQKNGIAFTYGKIGHLYEKQQLYDSAFYYQRLALDQYHQIDNHTGMAKIYENLGSIHEDQEQYDSATLYFREALALNQQNGDSIACLEIYNNLGDVFRKTGRYQEGLQQTRNALALALRVNEQYQICSAYRDIAKSYNLMGNNDSAYHYLELSRYHLLQIYSQENGRQVALLQTMYDIEKKNNEIAGLRNTRNIIGAIVIVGVLLVIMAMLIISRQRLKIHNAALAEFNLKQELELRSKELSTHTLHIIQKNQLLEELHQKLDDMVKEDRRDQKKQLKQLQSQINQNFNHDQHWDEFRGIFEQVHQSFFDKLREYCENLTANDLRLVALLKMNLASGDIATLLGISMDSLRVVRYRLRKKLNLPQGESLSVFIQSL; encoded by the coding sequence ATGCTCTTATTACGAATTGTTTTAACGGGTCTGTTACTGTTCCCTGCCGCACTCCGGCTGCCGGCACAGGAAGAGAAGACCTTCATCATCCACCAATCCATTCAGGCCAGGCCATCTGCCGACTCTTCTTTCCTGGCACTGAAAGATGCATATGGCAAAGCAATGGAAAAGGGGGACATGACGGCCGCAGCCCTTCATCTCCGCCAGATGGGACAATTCTGTTACCACCTGGGCCATTACCCACAGGCCCTGGACTATCATTTGCAGGCCGGTAAACTTTTCAAGCAGCAGGGGAAGGAAATGTTGCTCGCAGAAAACCTCAACGATATCGGTACCTTATATTATTATAACCGCCAACCCTCCCTGGCCCGGGAACAATACAACGAAGCATTCAATATATATAATAAAGCACAGCAGAAGAACGGGATCGCTTTTACTTACGGCAAGATAGGCCACCTGTATGAAAAGCAGCAGCTGTACGACAGTGCTTTCTACTATCAGCGGCTGGCCCTGGACCAGTACCACCAGATCGATAATCACACCGGCATGGCCAAGATATACGAGAATTTAGGGAGCATCCACGAGGACCAGGAGCAGTACGATTCTGCCACCCTGTATTTCCGCGAGGCCCTTGCCCTCAACCAGCAGAACGGGGATTCCATTGCCTGCCTGGAGATCTACAATAACCTGGGGGATGTGTTCCGCAAAACCGGTCGCTACCAGGAAGGCTTACAGCAAACCCGGAATGCCCTGGCACTTGCCCTGCGTGTAAATGAGCAATACCAGATCTGCAGCGCCTATCGGGATATAGCTAAATCTTATAATCTGATGGGCAATAACGACAGTGCCTATCATTACCTGGAGCTCAGCCGCTATCACCTCCTGCAGATCTATTCCCAGGAAAACGGCCGCCAGGTGGCCCTGCTGCAAACCATGTACGATATAGAAAAGAAAAATAACGAAATTGCCGGCCTCCGTAATACCCGTAACATTATCGGCGCCATCGTAATTGTAGGGGTCCTGCTGGTGATCATGGCTATGCTCATTATCAGCCGTCAGCGGCTCAAGATCCATAATGCTGCCCTGGCAGAATTTAACCTCAAGCAGGAACTGGAGCTCCGCTCAAAAGAACTCAGTACCCATACCCTCCATATTATACAGAAGAACCAATTGCTGGAAGAGCTTCACCAGAAACTGGATGATATGGTGAAGGAAGACCGCCGCGATCAGAAGAAACAATTGAAACAATTGCAATCGCAGATCAACCAGAACTTTAATCATGATCAGCATTGGGATGAATTCCGGGGAATTTTTGAACAGGTACACCAGTCCTTCTTCGACAAACTCCGGGAATACTGCGAAAACCTCACGGCCAATGATCTCCGCCTGGTGGCATTACTAAAAATGAACCTCGCTTCCGGAGACATTGCCACCCTGCTCGGCATTTCTATGGACAGTTTAAGGGTAGTGCGCTACCGTCTCCGTAAAAAACTGAACCTGCCGCAGGGAGAAAGCCTGTCGGTTTTTATACAGTCGCTCTAG
- a CDS encoding copper amine oxidase has product MKQPNWKPLLFTCTIAALGLQAQAQQELKPELQQAVLKTRQGSIVELPDFLTEKIQNIGYQKVVLPGPQHVISDDPEYIRVPEAIALQEPVQPGAVRLYVYNVNGVKEPAKIDRRITAVIKNNGTADMHIRMLKYSSQKPSTNYYQIGKQGLADYFASTPQNLIRTVKPGQSIAIDEKLEKYIAKYDELVHGFYEFTIDQPGEISIIQTDLNTSGPKALSRIKTILPPKGHSGAGRGVFGVSNYRIITDSVYDTKEGVKEIIVADGDNDPWVLGKEKNTPGVATLAGNYGVIYNIEMKWKSTGGKGLALVTWNSRSGNNQWCGGMANTMVVSEGKFKEGIIQLPSDRLVTKAAPEAILIQVFKPAANGEEQTIRLTYSPPGASCLPTPLIFIPVDLK; this is encoded by the coding sequence ATGAAGCAACCAAACTGGAAGCCGTTATTGTTCACCTGTACAATAGCTGCATTAGGCCTACAGGCACAGGCACAGCAGGAATTGAAGCCCGAATTGCAACAGGCTGTTTTGAAGACCCGCCAGGGCAGTATTGTAGAATTACCGGATTTCCTGACGGAGAAGATCCAGAACATCGGCTACCAGAAAGTGGTGCTGCCTGGCCCTCAACATGTGATCTCCGATGACCCCGAATACATCCGGGTACCGGAAGCCATTGCATTACAGGAGCCTGTACAGCCGGGAGCGGTGAGGTTATACGTATATAATGTGAATGGTGTAAAAGAACCAGCCAAAATAGATCGCAGGATCACGGCTGTTATTAAGAACAATGGGACTGCAGACATGCACATCCGCATGTTAAAATACTCTTCCCAGAAACCCAGTACCAATTATTACCAGATCGGCAAACAGGGGCTGGCAGACTATTTTGCTTCCACTCCCCAAAACCTGATCCGCACGGTAAAGCCCGGCCAGTCTATTGCCATCGACGAAAAACTGGAAAAGTATATAGCGAAGTACGATGAGCTGGTGCATGGTTTCTATGAATTCACCATAGATCAACCCGGAGAGATCAGCATTATTCAGACGGACCTTAATACTTCAGGTCCTAAAGCACTGAGCCGCATTAAAACCATCCTTCCGCCAAAGGGGCATAGTGGTGCAGGCCGTGGGGTATTTGGAGTAAGTAATTACCGGATTATCACAGACAGTGTGTACGATACAAAAGAAGGGGTGAAAGAGATCATCGTAGCGGATGGAGATAATGATCCGTGGGTATTAGGGAAAGAAAAGAACACACCTGGTGTTGCTACATTGGCAGGTAACTATGGTGTGATCTATAATATTGAAATGAAGTGGAAGAGTACAGGTGGTAAAGGCCTTGCCCTGGTAACCTGGAATTCCCGCAGCGGCAATAACCAATGGTGCGGCGGAATGGCCAATACCATGGTAGTGAGTGAAGGTAAATTCAAAGAAGGCATCATCCAGCTCCCCAGCGATCGCCTGGTAACCAAAGCAGCTCCTGAAGCCATTCTTATCCAGGTGTTCAAACCAGCAGCCAATGGTGAAGAACAAACGATCCGTTTAACCTATTCACCCCCCGGAGCCTCCTGTTTGCCAACACCATTGATCTTCATTCCCGTTGATCTGAAATAG
- a CDS encoding nuclear transport factor 2 family protein codes for MIKPPFTYETALQKVQLAEDAWNSKDPEKVSLAYSLDTEWRNRTEFINGRSAVKAFLQKKWEKELDYRLKKELWGFRENRMAVRFEYEWHDNAGQWFRSYGNELWEFDEEGLMRKRFASINDLAISAEERKFK; via the coding sequence ATGATCAAACCTCCTTTTACTTACGAAACCGCCCTGCAGAAGGTACAACTGGCAGAAGATGCCTGGAACAGCAAAGATCCTGAAAAGGTAAGTCTTGCTTATTCTTTAGATACGGAATGGCGCAACAGAACGGAATTCATCAACGGACGCTCAGCGGTAAAGGCTTTCCTGCAAAAGAAATGGGAAAAGGAACTGGACTACCGCCTGAAGAAAGAACTCTGGGGATTCCGGGAAAACAGGATGGCCGTTCGTTTTGAATATGAATGGCACGATAACGCCGGGCAATGGTTCCGCAGTTATGGCAACGAGCTATGGGAATTTGATGAAGAAGGATTAATGCGCAAACGTTTTGCCAGTATCAATGATCTTGCGATCTCAGCGGAGGAACGAAAGTTTAAATAA
- a CDS encoding sensor histidine kinase: MPFIEARRTKLLNLLAVPWIPMMLMFALINILQGRYPLSVINVLNAAGSLTVLFLHKRQLYLSARLLLIIYSIILYTLSGFFYHNGTEFFLMNILIITILVYDNKWIVISLSALIIACMIIILFPPYKWEPELPVPDRRLWGNVVCALTFIILALTYYKQVHADYQQEKENQRQALAAMNRDKEKLFSIIAHDIRGPLATLELLLDMFQKGEYGETDMREAAIELHKKVGQLGGTLDNLLRWSAGQMKGIRAQPENFNLAPLTAEVLQFFESGIEEKRLTIDIKLADSIAVYADKDQVAVILRNLLSNAIKFSHPGGKIYFSVNSASGMIHIQVTDEGIGIPPEKLNQLFSFQAKPGYGTSGERGSGLGLMLCHEFAIQNGGHLQVKSMNGSGSTFIVQLPEGRIKGFSLS; the protein is encoded by the coding sequence ATGCCTTTTATTGAGGCCAGGCGAACGAAGTTACTCAATCTCCTGGCGGTACCCTGGATCCCTATGATGCTTATGTTTGCCCTGATCAATATACTCCAGGGCAGGTATCCGCTCAGTGTCATCAATGTGCTGAATGCGGCAGGCAGCCTCACCGTACTCTTCCTTCACAAGCGGCAATTATACTTAAGCGCGCGCCTTTTACTCATTATATACAGCATTATCCTTTATACACTTTCCGGATTTTTCTATCATAATGGTACGGAGTTCTTTCTCATGAACATCCTGATCATTACGATCCTGGTATATGACAATAAATGGATCGTGATCAGCCTTTCCGCGCTGATCATCGCCTGCATGATAATTATTTTGTTTCCTCCTTATAAATGGGAACCGGAGCTGCCTGTACCGGACAGACGGTTATGGGGTAATGTGGTTTGTGCACTTACTTTCATTATCCTGGCCCTTACCTATTATAAACAGGTGCATGCGGATTATCAGCAGGAAAAGGAAAATCAGCGGCAGGCGCTGGCAGCTATGAACCGTGATAAGGAGAAATTGTTTTCCATCATCGCACATGATATACGGGGTCCGTTAGCTACGCTGGAACTTTTGCTGGACATGTTCCAGAAAGGAGAATACGGAGAAACAGATATGCGCGAGGCGGCCATAGAACTACATAAAAAAGTAGGGCAACTCGGAGGCACACTTGATAACCTTTTGCGATGGAGTGCAGGGCAAATGAAAGGCATCCGTGCCCAACCGGAAAACTTCAACCTCGCTCCCCTCACAGCAGAAGTATTGCAATTCTTTGAATCGGGTATTGAAGAGAAAAGATTAACGATCGATATCAAACTGGCAGACTCAATTGCTGTGTATGCAGATAAAGACCAGGTGGCGGTGATCCTCCGGAACCTGCTGAGCAATGCCATTAAGTTCAGTCACCCCGGCGGGAAGATCTATTTCAGTGTTAATTCCGCCAGCGGCATGATACATATCCAGGTAACGGATGAAGGAATAGGCATCCCTCCTGAAAAACTGAACCAGTTGTTTTCTTTCCAGGCCAAACCGGGTTACGGAACCAGCGGGGAAAGAGGCAGCGGGCTTGGGTTGATGCTCTGCCATGAATTTGCGATACAGAATGGTGGACATTTGCAGGTGAAGAGCATGAATGGCAGTGGCTCCACTTTTATTGTACAATTACCCGAAGGAAGAATTAAGGGCTTTAGTTTATCATAA
- a CDS encoding hemerythrin domain-containing protein, protein MQQSRFNIFNQIHKGLRAMLYDTALRIQQTDFSQEEQVVPTIQQLEKVLAFFDKHADHEDEYILPAIRKHARLLVEELESEHATDRSLSLSLGKHIRDWLIAQDADAKRKAGLHMLYDFNSFIAFNLYHMNKEELLFNQVLWEHYTDEEIFRIDHALVASVPPDTLMAMSRWMMRGINNEEVIGWLNGVKNNAPAEAFGVFMTLAEEELSPERLKDVQASLTEGILLA, encoded by the coding sequence ATGCAACAATCCCGTTTTAACATTTTCAATCAGATCCACAAGGGCCTCAGGGCAATGCTGTATGATACTGCGCTCCGTATCCAGCAGACAGATTTTTCACAGGAAGAGCAGGTTGTTCCTACTATTCAGCAACTGGAGAAGGTATTGGCCTTTTTCGATAAACATGCAGATCACGAGGATGAGTATATCCTGCCGGCTATCCGTAAACATGCGCGGTTGCTGGTGGAGGAGCTGGAAAGTGAGCATGCAACAGATCGTTCCCTTTCTCTGAGCCTGGGGAAACATATCAGGGATTGGCTGATAGCGCAGGATGCAGACGCGAAAAGAAAAGCGGGATTGCATATGCTGTATGACTTCAATTCTTTCATTGCGTTCAATCTCTATCATATGAACAAGGAGGAGTTGTTGTTCAACCAGGTGTTGTGGGAACATTATACGGATGAAGAGATCTTCCGGATAGATCATGCGCTGGTTGCTTCTGTACCGCCAGATACCTTAATGGCTATGAGCCGTTGGATGATGCGCGGGATCAATAATGAAGAGGTTATCGGGTGGTTGAATGGTGTGAAGAATAATGCACCTGCTGAAGCGTTTGGTGTTTTTATGACGCTTGCGGAGGAGGAGTTGTCTCCGGAGAGATTGAAAGATGTGCAGGCTTCGTTAACGGAAGGTATTTTACTTGCTTAG
- a CDS encoding carboxymuconolactone decarboxylase family protein: MTTFKVPVREEVSASSQQSFDTLKKVLGMVPNLYATLAYSENGLSRFLAFQNAPTSLSNKEKEAVNLAVSQVNGCQYCLSAHTMLGKLNGFSEEEILLLRKGQSTIPKMHALVQLAKDLTENKGHAAPANLEAFFEAGYNKGNLVDLLLLIADKTALNYLHNLTEVPIDFPPAPELN; encoded by the coding sequence ATGACAACTTTTAAAGTTCCTGTTAGAGAAGAAGTATCCGCAAGCAGTCAGCAAAGCTTTGATACCCTCAAAAAAGTATTGGGCATGGTGCCTAACCTGTATGCCACCCTCGCCTATTCCGAAAATGGATTAAGCAGGTTCCTGGCTTTTCAGAATGCCCCTACTTCCCTTTCCAATAAAGAAAAAGAAGCCGTAAACCTTGCGGTGAGCCAGGTGAACGGTTGCCAATATTGCCTGAGCGCCCATACCATGCTGGGTAAGCTGAATGGTTTTTCGGAAGAAGAAATACTCCTGCTTCGCAAAGGCCAAAGTACTATCCCTAAAATGCATGCCCTGGTGCAACTGGCAAAGGACCTTACGGAAAATAAAGGCCATGCAGCACCCGCTAACCTGGAAGCATTCTTCGAAGCAGGTTACAACAAAGGAAACCTGGTAGACCTGCTCCTTTTGATTGCTGACAAAACAGCCCTTAACTACCTCCATAATCTTACGGAAGTACCTATCGACTTCCCTCCTGCTCCTGAATTAAACTAA
- a CDS encoding TonB-dependent receptor, whose amino-acid sequence MKKLLSAIIFSCLSIASYAQGTGLVTGHVLDKNQQLNLPGATLKLKPGNHYTVSNQQGRFEFLGVPAGTYTLEITYIGYEKASQEITVAAGKNVEVNFKLDAGGIVGKEVIILGDRLRGQAKALNQQKNNPNVTNIVSADQIGRFPDANVGDAIKRIPGITMQNDQGEARDIIIRGLAPELNSVTLNGDRIPSAEGDNRRVQLDLIPSDMVQTIEVNKTLTPDMDADAIGGSVNLVTRAAPNGPRISATLSGGLNPIRNKPLYTGSLVLGNRFFQNKLGAVLSASYNNNDYGSDNVEAVWAKDDMDKIYTEEVQIRQYNVQRIRRSLSAALDYKFNPRNTVYANAMYNWHYDRENRYALSIEDIEPEYDANDQLTGYVGSLSRETKGGIGSNRGKSRRLEERKVQNYSLRGEHLLGSKVDLDWGASYSSAVENTPDERYISYEAEDVPVTLNLSDFRFPLATSNVGNSDFEFNSVTENSDYTRENELGLKLNIRFPLSILPQQKGRMRIGARLRLKDKKRDNVFYEYEPTTDLGDLSTMPTISFDGKGFAPGAKYQPGSFIVNTYLGGLQLNNSSLFDKEADPSEYLAENFSAKETITAGYVRWDQDLTSKLSLIAGVRLENTSIDYKGNIVEEEEDLEGVRSVKNSYLNVLPGLTFKYNATNELVLRLAATTSIARPNYYDIAPYISSIVEDEELSAGNPNLKAAYAWNFDLMSEYYFKSVGILSAGVFYKNISDFIYTYSDQQYSTEKFATDFPGQKNPVPTGERWTYKQARNGDNVKVYGFEVALQRQLYKGLGIYLNYTFTRSKADGMYNGDGEKRDGATFPGTAPHMFNASLSYENKRFSARLSGNYAAAYLNELGGNEFDDVYYDKQFFLDANASYKITKQLRVFAEANNLTNQPLRYYQGASDRTMQMEYYRPRYNFGFKFDL is encoded by the coding sequence ATGAAAAAACTTTTATCCGCAATTATCTTTTCCTGCTTAAGCATAGCATCCTATGCGCAGGGTACCGGTCTTGTTACCGGGCACGTATTAGATAAGAACCAGCAGCTGAACCTGCCCGGGGCTACCTTGAAATTGAAACCCGGTAATCACTACACCGTATCTAATCAACAGGGACGGTTTGAATTCCTGGGTGTACCTGCCGGTACCTACACCCTGGAGATCACTTACATCGGTTACGAAAAAGCTTCGCAGGAAATAACAGTGGCGGCAGGTAAAAATGTGGAAGTGAACTTTAAACTGGATGCAGGAGGTATTGTAGGGAAAGAAGTGATCATCCTGGGCGACCGCTTAAGAGGTCAGGCTAAAGCCCTGAACCAGCAAAAGAACAATCCCAATGTTACCAACATCGTATCTGCAGATCAGATCGGCCGTTTCCCGGATGCGAACGTGGGAGATGCTATCAAACGTATTCCCGGTATTACCATGCAGAACGACCAGGGAGAAGCCCGCGATATCATCATCCGCGGATTGGCTCCGGAACTGAATTCTGTGACCCTCAACGGAGACCGTATCCCTTCCGCTGAAGGAGATAACCGCCGGGTGCAACTGGACCTGATCCCTTCCGATATGGTGCAGACCATTGAAGTGAATAAAACCCTCACCCCGGATATGGATGCGGACGCTATTGGCGGTTCTGTAAACCTGGTGACCCGTGCCGCACCAAACGGCCCGCGCATTTCAGCTACCCTGTCCGGAGGTTTGAACCCTATTCGTAACAAACCACTGTATACCGGCTCGCTGGTATTGGGCAACCGTTTCTTCCAGAACAAACTGGGTGCCGTACTGAGTGCATCCTACAATAATAATGACTACGGTTCTGATAACGTGGAAGCAGTATGGGCTAAAGACGACATGGATAAGATCTATACAGAAGAGGTCCAGATCCGTCAGTACAACGTACAACGCATTCGCAGAAGCCTTTCCGCTGCGCTGGATTATAAGTTCAATCCCAGGAACACTGTCTATGCCAATGCCATGTACAACTGGCACTACGACCGCGAGAACCGTTACGCGCTGAGCATTGAGGATATTGAACCGGAATATGATGCCAACGACCAGCTCACAGGTTATGTAGGTTCTTTATCCCGCGAAACAAAAGGCGGTATCGGTAGCAACCGTGGCAAAAGCAGAAGGCTGGAAGAACGTAAGGTACAGAACTACTCCCTGAGAGGAGAACATTTACTGGGAAGTAAAGTGGACCTCGACTGGGGGGCCAGTTATTCTTCTGCTGTAGAGAATACACCTGACGAGCGCTACATTTCTTACGAAGCAGAAGATGTACCTGTAACGCTCAACCTCTCTGATTTCCGATTCCCCCTGGCCACCAGCAATGTTGGTAACTCGGATTTTGAGTTTAATTCCGTAACAGAGAATTCTGATTATACCCGTGAAAATGAACTGGGCCTGAAACTGAACATCCGTTTCCCTTTAAGCATCCTGCCGCAGCAAAAAGGACGCATGCGTATTGGTGCCCGCTTACGCCTGAAAGATAAAAAACGTGATAACGTATTCTATGAATACGAACCCACTACTGATCTTGGCGATCTTTCTACTATGCCTACCATCTCCTTTGATGGCAAAGGTTTTGCACCGGGTGCTAAATATCAGCCAGGTTCCTTTATCGTGAATACCTACCTGGGGGGCTTGCAGTTAAACAATTCATCTTTGTTCGATAAAGAAGCAGATCCTTCAGAATATCTCGCAGAGAATTTCAGCGCTAAAGAAACCATCACTGCAGGTTATGTTCGCTGGGACCAGGACCTCACTTCCAAACTTTCCCTCATTGCTGGTGTACGTTTGGAAAATACCAGCATCGATTATAAGGGTAATATCGTAGAGGAAGAAGAAGACCTCGAAGGTGTGCGGAGTGTAAAGAACAGCTACCTGAACGTATTGCCGGGCCTTACTTTCAAATACAACGCTACCAATGAACTGGTGCTGCGCCTCGCTGCCACCACTTCCATTGCCCGTCCCAACTACTACGATATTGCTCCCTACATCAGCAGCATTGTGGAAGATGAAGAGCTGAGCGCAGGTAACCCTAACCTGAAAGCTGCCTATGCCTGGAACTTCGACCTCATGTCCGAATATTATTTCAAATCCGTAGGGATCCTTTCTGCCGGTGTGTTTTACAAGAACATCAGCGACTTCATTTACACCTACAGCGATCAGCAATATTCAACAGAGAAGTTCGCCACCGATTTTCCCGGCCAGAAGAATCCTGTACCAACCGGTGAACGCTGGACTTATAAACAAGCGAGGAATGGTGACAACGTGAAAGTGTATGGTTTTGAAGTAGCATTGCAACGCCAGCTGTACAAAGGGCTGGGTATCTATCTGAACTACACCTTCACTAGATCAAAAGCAGATGGTATGTACAACGGGGATGGCGAAAAGCGCGATGGCGCTACTTTCCCCGGTACAGCACCACATATGTTCAATGCTTCCCTTTCTTATGAAAACAAACGTTTCTCTGCCAGGTTATCCGGCAACTATGCAGCGGCTTACCTAAATG
- a CDS encoding DUF5602 domain-containing protein, with protein sequence MKRIVISTLSLAMLMFVACKKDPEKSKDLFNGPEVNMGNGKAWAWIKLDAQQKPQALGISITPSALVNLPQGGEGHAHESAFTLKLPSQKGLTPFDHVVVNWNPNGHEPLNVYGAAHFDFHYYMEPEAYVDAIPTYAQAPADFDNAPAADYFHPDYFAPPGGEPKMGRHWVDVTSPELNPQNPAPFTETFIVGSFKGKVLFYEPMITKTFVEAQNNFEKAIKVPAKFQKEGYYPTKYRIFKTGKTIDIILEGFVFRQKS encoded by the coding sequence ATGAAAAGAATCGTAATTAGCACGCTTTCTCTTGCCATGCTGATGTTTGTTGCCTGTAAAAAGGACCCCGAAAAATCCAAAGACCTCTTTAACGGACCGGAAGTAAACATGGGAAACGGTAAGGCCTGGGCCTGGATAAAGCTGGATGCACAGCAGAAACCACAAGCGCTTGGTATTTCCATCACTCCTTCTGCATTGGTGAATCTTCCCCAGGGTGGAGAAGGCCATGCACATGAAAGTGCATTCACTTTGAAACTGCCTTCTCAAAAAGGCCTTACCCCCTTTGATCATGTTGTTGTGAACTGGAATCCTAATGGTCACGAGCCGTTGAATGTATATGGAGCGGCGCATTTTGATTTTCACTATTACATGGAACCTGAAGCTTATGTAGATGCGATCCCTACTTATGCGCAGGCCCCTGCGGATTTCGACAATGCTCCGGCTGCTGATTATTTTCACCCGGATTACTTTGCTCCTCCGGGTGGTGAGCCCAAAATGGGAAGGCACTGGGTGGATGTTACCTCTCCTGAGCTGAATCCTCAAAACCCGGCGCCGTTTACGGAAACCTTTATCGTGGGTAGTTTCAAAGGGAAGGTATTGTTCTATGAGCCGATGATCACCAAAACGTTCGTGGAAGCACAGAACAATTTCGAGAAGGCGATCAAGGTACCGGCTAAATTCCAAAAGGAAGGTTATTATCCTACCAAATACAGGATCTTCAAAACCGGTAAAACCATTGATATTATCCTGGAAGGATTTGTATTCCGTCAGAAATCATAA